One Tribolium castaneum strain GA2 chromosome 6, icTriCast1.1, whole genome shotgun sequence genomic window, GACAAGTAAGCTAAGGAGTCAAGGATTTTATTGCTGAAGGTAATATGGGcagttcaaaaaatattaacaaaaaaaacagtttttgagtGAACTTTACActtgaattttgaacaaatagtaaaacaaaaatttatttttttatgttaaattaaccaaaaattccaaatctgcaaaaattatttacctaCGACAAATATTTTCggaagagaaatgcaaatcaacaaaaacaaactaaaaaaattcttctgaTAAAGTTAGatacgaataaaaaaactaagtttttggttttaattaattaaataattaattaacgttAGAAGagttattttacatttataaTCGATATTTTCTTAAGGTAAGTAAGCGAATGTTTCAAGGATTTTATTGCTGAAGGTAATATGagcagtttaaaaaatattgacaaaaaaacagtttttgagtGAACTTTACACtcgaattttgaacaaatagtaaaacaaaaatttattttttttatgttaaattaaccaaaaaattcaaatctgcaaaaattatttacctaCGACGAGAATTTTCggaagagaaatgcaaatcaacaaaaacaaacttaaCAAATTCTTCTGATAAAGTTAGatacgaataaaaaaactaaattattggttttaattaattaaataattaattaacattagaagagttattttacatttataaTCGATATTTTCTTAAGACAAGTAAGCTAAGGAGTCAAGGATTTTACTGCTGAAGGTAATATGggcagtttaaaaaatattgacaaaaaacagtttttgagtGAACTTTACACtcgaattttgaacaaatagtaaaacaaacatttattattttatgttaaattaaccaaaaattccaaatctgcaaaaatTATTGACCTGCGACAAGAattttcggaaataaaattgaagTTAACcacattttgtgtttttgttaaaaatcaaATCACTCATTTCTTACGTAATTCTCtaaaaaaagcttaaaaaaactcaatcctctaaaaaaaatcaagataaCTCGAGTTATTGgcttaagtttatttaatggaataaattaattaacgttAAAAAGATTGGCTGACTGATTGTTCGATGCGATCGATTGCGTGTCGAAAATCTGCCGATGAGAAGCCGTCATAATCATCCTTTCTATGTCCCTTGTCTCCCTGTATCTCTTCTTAGCATCAGCTTGCAGTTTCTTGTAGAGAGgtaaattattttccattGATTTTTTGAACGATTTTCGGTCCAATTTGTACACTTCGCTAATTTCAAGCGCGATTATGTTAGCCGTCCGTTTCAAATTCGAGTAAAGCAGACAAATCTCGCCGAAATAATCGCCATCCTCGAGGTGACAAATCTgggaaaaaacttaaattttgcttttttggcGGCCGTTTTTACTTCTTTGCCTGAGGGTGAGACCACTGCTACAGTTCCAGAAGCCAGGAAATACATGCAGTCGCCCTCAGAGCCCGCCTTGACGATGATGTCGTTCGGGAGATAGATTTCGGGTTTGAGGTGGTGGAGGATTTCTTCGACGAGTTCGCGTGTTAGAGATTGGAAAATTTGGACGTTGTTGACCAAGCGACGGCATGTGTGATAATTGATctcttttttgagtttttctaaaatttgaaacagtgtgggctgtttttttttgatagttGATGTGTGGTTAAAATaccggaaataaaatttttgactccGTGTTCTTTGAAGTATTTTTCGCGGTATTTGTAAAGGTAGCATTCCCGAAGGCGCTTTTGTACAACGATTGGGAAATTTTTCGCTTTCATGTAGTCGTCGACTTGGCTCATCATTGCGAAATATTTTATCTCTAAACTGTTGCGGCTTTTCAGCATGTTGAAAATTACGactggaaaaaatatgaaCTAACAActatactaaaaaaaattataattcaaGAAGTAAAAGTCGTGGAGCAAATCGGTTTATTTCagtgaattctacggctcactttgcatattatatcaattatatccacaaaaagtccatatgttcaattttttgatgtatgattttttcaatttttgtcgcgattttggtcgatttcgggtacccggaacatttctcgagcaatagctccggaactattagagataaccccatgaagtgtattatcgttggaaagctctttaaattatctatttttttcaaaaaagattattgttctccggctaatagttttcgagcaaattgctgctaaacgcaaaaattggtaaaattttaaaaaattcataactaaaaaactattgggaatttggcaattttctcgatgccaatcgattccccggatcattttgcatgggtatggatcaaaacagttccactttttacaatagtttagccgtaaatgagaaaataaaaaaaattaaaaaaaagttaacatccccccccttaaaatcggccaatttttaaagtgtctcaaaatcaaataaaacctattccatcttatagattttgatgtgctctttacgatggaacaaaccgttttcttctagctcttttagtttggccgtaatcggcgtttaaaaattgaaaaattttttgcgagataccGCATTGAGTTCTATGtcattttgtaaagttttttattccggtaatttcccatttttccgtttctcgataactctaatagtttcgccgtaattagcggttgaaaattgaaaaaaagtgaaaatggaaactttttttgcgtttttctcagaaactgtaagacttagagcaacgaacgaAAAACCATcggatagcgcttaattttatctattttttcgaccaaacccggagccgctccgggcaacggttccggctacagaggcgatcaaagtttttcactaaaaaaattcattaaaaaaaaactataagtcgtagagaattgcggtttgttctattgaattctacggctcattttacatattatatcaatttttcacaagaattaaaaattgaaaattttttgcctaaatttagggtagccatttgtcatagtgaaaaattttattcattaaaaaaattcataactcgaaaactaaaagtcgtagagcagtgcggtttgtttcattgaattcaacggttcattttctgtattataccaactttccacgcgatttaaaattttcaatttttttgctcaaatttccttgccttcaaaaaggtgaaaaaattatttttttttaaactcgttctatcatagttttttggacttatatatgtctttacatccctctagagttgttaaaagttcaaaataagcccatttgttcgattttttgatgtttgattttttcaatttttatcacgattttgcaaaatttttggaattcgGAACATTTATTGAGCAATAActtcggaactattagagataaccctatgaaatTTACTATCGTTGAGTAGCTCTTTTCATTATCTATCTGTTGCAAAAAAGGTCGTTGTTCTGcgattaatagtttttgagaaaattgcaaataaaagcaaacttaaaacaatggaaattttgcgattttctcTCCGCCAATTGATTCCTCAAATCATTTTGCATTGGCTTAGACTTAAatagctccattttttctaataattttctcgtaatatttttattaaacttaatattcttaattaaaaatagagaaaaattaaagtatatTTACTACCAGACTCTAATTTCTGTCCGACCAAGTAAATATATTTCTAGCAAACTCGCCCtaaaacacttaattaaaaattttgcatatcTCTGAAAGGACACTGAAAGAATACAACGTGTCAAAAAATTGATACCTGTGGCAAAAAGGAGCAAAAACTTCCCGATAAAATATCCAAGAATGGCCGTAACATAAAACGACCAAGGATAATGAAATTTGAATCGAATATCAACCCCTAGAATATAGGAACAGGCCGTGTAGAGGTTTCTTATGTACAAGGATTTGAAATCCGTGGCCAGATTTTCCTCGCTTATGTGCAGATTAAGTTTCATCTCTATTTTACCAGACGTGTCAAAAATTTCACTCGAAGTTGCCATCATTGGAAAAATACAAGCGAGATCATGAATGAGAAGAAACGCCAAAGTGAACATTTTCACCACAGTTTGGGCcccagctttgattttgaaatactAGAAACCAGTGATTTGTACGAAATACTATTACTTTTAGATAATACGTTGAAAAGCGTCTCCAAATAATTCAAGTAGGTGAAAATTCGCACAGTTTTGGCCAATGATAACAAGTCGAGTAAACTGTCATGCTTGCGGTTTTTCGCATAAGCAGGTAATTCAGGAGTGAGGGCTAAAACGTCCcccagaaaataaaaactaaacatGTAGTtactaaaactttaaaatcacccaaaaaaatcaatgaaaaCCAACCCAAAATTACCAAGCGATTGACGACCACTTCATTACAATCGTCTCCTTCTTCTTGCTCTTATACCCCGttgtaaaattcacaaaaatatCGACAATTCCAAGCGcattgaaacaataattaataatgaagATTTCTTTCGTGAGATAATTGTCATAGGACGCGTCCAAAGGCAGATAAATCAGCCAGAGGAACAGCACAATCGCCATGTAAATCTCGTAGTAGAGTCTGCAAACGTGGTATAGTTTCAGCGGCTGAAACCGCTCCACTACCTGAAAATACTGAAAGGGTGAATGATCCACGACCCTGACTTGACCTGTTGTCGGCGCTCGTCGAGGATTTCAGCCGTGCTCCTGAAAAAGTTCATGCTGTTTGGGTTGATTTCAGTGATGAGGATCATCTTTTTCAGGAAACGCAAGAAACGGGCGCAACAGGACGCGTCCGGGGGCAAAGGGGGCAAGAAACTGCGAGACGCCACATGCTCGATTGTGCAAACGTGGGACAGTTTCACCTGAAACATGGCGCGACTTTTCAGACTGAAAAGCGCCCACTTGAccaaaaaacgtattttttatttttatgcaaaaaaaaataaaaaaattatactgtCAAAAGTTTGCTTTAGAACCGGTGGTATAAAGGAAGTTCGCCAAAGATAGTATTGTAATggcgaaattttaaaaattgtacaatattaaattgaaattttaatgaaaaaaatgtttttattgaaaaaagttatttcttAATGGACacttccgaataacggacagcTCTTTACAACGGACACTTTTGTAGTACCGTAACAAAACCaagtatattaaaattatcacCTTCCATTAGTGgtcacctctccacaacggacaattaaagatttcCCATTGCTGTctgttgttgagaggttttactgtattgtaaattatttcaactGAAATGGGCTTAAAGTGGAAGCAATTTCTAAattattcttaaaattttagtttatttttcgtaaattaatctgtaattaattaacaaaacttAGAACCGGTTTATTAAAGcctcattaatttaatcatcGATTAAATGCATGATTAAATGATCAGGTGACTAAATTAAAGCattttgattggtctattagcgttgttaacttttaccaacgtgtaaaattttaataaatccttctataaagcggctcttaaaattgtaattaacttgaatattttttttgtaaaaataaataattttgaaggtAAAATGTAATGAGCAATGACACATAAAGATAAGcaatttttctgtatttttaatttttttggcgaCAACAGACctaaatcgaaaaaaattacatatgaAGGAACTTAGGTGACAAAAGTTTAGAACCACTGActtcgtaaaaataaaaaattaaaaaaaaataaaaaataaacaaaaatatcaaaatcaaaaaataatctaagaaagcgaattttttaaaagtttagacGCTgcgattttaatttcaaaaaaaaaataattttttagtatgaaattttatttgatagtAAAGATGttctttcgtaaaaatatttatattttttaagtaaagttTTTCACGAAATCCAAATCTGTGAGAATAACGTTTTAGGCACAACAAACATACAGAGTGTTCTAGCGATTAGAAAAAGTCTATTAATAACCTTTAattgttagaaaattattcttttattttaagccGTAAATACTAACTTCCTTACtcactttaaattatttttaattatagtaaatgtttaatAAGTTGGCTAAAATAGAAACTtacaccatttttttaattttatatttttttgcattttttgatgtaggttttaacaattttttgacacttttttgaaataattttattgtttcaacgaaaacacgcttttaaataaattattacataaaaacaaaGGCTCCTGAAAAAGtgacttaaaaaaagttatttttttagcaaacTGTAATGAATACAAtaagttacaaaaaatttttgcaatttaaataacttaaaatttttaaataaaacatcctattttttttattttctcgtcTAAAAAACCTTTAAATATCTGTCTAAAAACACTAATAGTTAAGAGTATCTTCTGATTACTtaaaagacattaaaaaaattattaactatgTTTCAGTAGTTGAAAAGCGAAATATtcagctaataataactttattgtttcatttgaaaaaacagtttttattgcagcttttttctaaaacactctttaaattttgaaaaatatcctcaaaattttcttgtgatgacaaagttttaatttaaaaaacactgtCACTGTTTAGGTTTTCTCCCTTATTTTCGTAAAAACTACTCTTGTATCTACTTATCTACTTTTTTCcctttttaaattcaaattaaattaaacttgtTGCGAGTTCTCCCGACTTCCAGACTTCACACATTCCCAGCGAAAATTGCGTTCACACATCCCGgctttcaccaaattaaaaacattacgAATAACTTTTGAACCAATCAGCGGCCCGCAATTAGATCATTGAGGGCGTGTCTCGAGTCACGTGCCCGATTAAACCCAATTACAAGTGCCATAATTGAGTCACACAGGCGTATTCTTTTGAAGTTTCCGCCTCTTTGATCAACAAGTAAGTTAGTGCTTGGAATAAAAAATCGCCGACAAAGTAATATTTCGccaaatgtaaatattttacgaTACTGAAAATAGCaagtgtaaaaataaatgctcgtgaatttttttatgtagcaTGGGGTTGGCGCTTACCGCAAGCTCGCCGAAACTGAAACAGAAAAgcactgaaaaactgaaattcgCGACGAAACGGCGTTTCAGGAGCGTCGCGACGCCCTCCTCTCGCGCCTCGCGAACGACGACTGACTCAACGCCTACCGGGATGCTGCAGACTTAGCGCATATTTCAGGATTTTCAGCGGGGGCAAAACACCCACAAATAATTAACCAACACGGGATAATTCCAAATTGGTGTAATTAAAGTTATTTGATAACGCAATTTGTGAAAAGCCAGTAACGACAAACATTCTCCCGCTGTTTGTACAGTTATTAagataatttgaaaacacgATGTTTATTTATACGTTCGATTCTGTTCTCGTCGGAAAATCAATGGTTTCGGGGCAACGAGCACGCATggagattttgcaaaaacaaaactattaaattgtTGCAATTTGTTGCAATTAGGGGCGTGGCGCGGTCACGTGATGGCTAGGCGAAGGCTGGGATTGGTGCACGTGACCGTTGGCGCGTCTCAATTAAACAATGAAACAATGGAAATCAGCCGCCTGAGAGCTCTTAAATCTATCCGATTCAACAAATTGTAACACATCatcggtttatttttaaacatcgGTTTACACAAACCAAGTGACGGATAAATCAGTTCGGACATATAAATATTTGCTTGTTACACAGGCGAGTTTTTCTGGAAATAGGTAATCAAGGTCGGGAGTTAAATTTAATCCGCGATTTCGACCGCGTTTTAGGGCTCAACGACGACGAATGCGGAAAAGGATTCGCACATAAACCGCTTTAATTATTCACTTTACGCATACACATAgattttatgcaaaatgagTTTGAAAATCGGTTGATAAAAGAGTTACTTCGATGTGAAAAgcattttcgtctaaaccc contains:
- the LOC103314094 gene encoding potassium/sodium hyperpolarization-activated cyclic nucleotide-gated channel 1 encodes the protein MFQVKLSHVCTIEHVASRSFLPPLPPDASCCARFLRFLKKMILITEINPNSMNFFRSTAEILDERRQQVKSGSWIIHPFSIFRLYYEIYMAIVLFLWLIYLPLDASYDNYLTKEIFIINYCFNALGIVDIFVNFTTGYKSKKKETIVMKWSSIACNYMFSFYFLGDVLALTPELPAYAKNRKHDSLLDLLSLAKTVRIFTYLNYLETLFNYFKIKAGAQTVVKMFTLAFLLIHDLACIFPMMATSSEIFDTSGKIEMKLNLHISEENLATDFKSLYIRNLYTACSYILGVDIRFKFHYPWSFYVTAILGYFIGKFLLLFATVVIFNMLKSRNSLEIKYFAMMSQVDDYMKAKNFPIVVQKRLRECYLYKYREKYFKEHGVKNFISEKLKKEINYHTCRRLVNNVQIFQSLTRELVEEILHHLKPEIYLPNDIIVKAGSEGDCMYFLASGTVAVVSPSGKEICHLEDGDYFGEICLLYSNLKRTANIIALEISEVYKLDRKSFKKSMENNLPLYKKLQADAKKRYRETRDIERMIMTASHRQIFDTQSIASNNQSANLFNVN